The segment ATCAGGTGGCTGATCGGCGATCCCTGATAGCCGCCGACATAGGCGACGCCCGACTGGAGCAGCGCCTTGGTGACCGCGAGGATGCCCTCGCCGGTGAAGGTCTCGCCCTCGCCGAGCTTGAGCAGCTCGACCTCGGCGGCGAAGGACCGCTCAGCCATGGCCGCCGGTCTTCGCGACCAGCGCGAGCACGCGCAGCGGGCTGCCCGAGCCGCTCTCGATCTTGAGCGGGGCGGCGACCAGCACGGTTCCCGTCGCCGGCAGGCGATCGAGATTCTCCAGGCATTGCAGGCCGTAGCGGCCGGCGCCGTGAAGCAGCGTGTGCGCCGGATAGGGCGGGGTCAGCAGGTGCGCCTGGCCGGCGTCGGTGCCGATCGTCTCGACCCCGAAGCCGATGATGTCGCGCTCCTCGATCAGGTAGCGGACCGCCTCGGCATTGGGACCCGGCGTGTGCGCGCCGTCCTCGCGGCGGTTGGTGTAGGCGTCGACGTCGCGCTTCGACCAATCGGTGCGGAACAGCACCCAGCTCCGCGCGGGAACGGGGCCGTGGACCGCCTCCCACGCCTCGATGTGCGACCGTTCGAGCAGGAAGTCGGGATCGGCGGCGGCCTCCGCCGAGCAATCGATCACGACGGCGGACGCGACGAAGTCGGCCGGGGCGATCGTGTCGACGCAGTTGGCGGGCAGGTCCTTGCCCGAGATCCAGTGGACCGGCGCGTCGAAATGGGTGCCGGTATGCTCGCAGACGGTGAAGTTGCTCCAGTACCAGGCGACGCCGCGCTCGTCGTAGCGCGAGATCACCTCGCGCGAGAAGGGCGCGCACTGGCCGAATTCGGGCGGCAGCACCAGCACGGGGGTGGCCTCGGACAGGGTCTGGGTGAGGTCGACGACCTCGATCCCTCCCGAGCCGATCGCGGTCACCAGTTGCGAAAGCACGTCATTGCGGGAATTGGACATCAGGGTCATCCTCTCATCGGATATCCGGATGCTGCCTCAATAAACTTGCATGTGCAAGTATTTTCAGTTCATTGAAAAAGGACATGATGACCAAGGACCTGCGCCCCCTCGGCGATCCCGGCTCGGAGGAGTTCCGGGTCGACGCCTATCCCTTCTACCTGCTCAACCGGGCGGTGAGCCGCTACAATGTCGTGATCGAGGCCGAGCTGCGCGCGATCGGCATCGACATCCCGACATGGCGGGTATTGATGGTGCTGGGCGAGAAAGCGCCCCGCCCGATCGCGCAGGTCGCGCGGTCGACGGTGATCAACATCTCGACCATGGCGCGGATCGTCGAGCGGATGACCCGCGCCGGGCTGATCGACAGCCGGCCGAGCAGCGAGGACGGCCGGGTGACCGAGATATTCCTGACCACGACCGGACAGGAGAAGCTGGCCGCCGCCCGCGCGGTGACGGCGCCGATCTATCGCAAGCTGATCCGCGGTTTCGGCGCCGAGGATTTCGGCCTGCTGATCGACATGCTCAATCGCCTGCACGACAATCTGGATTGAATCGCACCGTCGCCCCGGCGGAGGCCGGGGCCTCAGGAGAGAGAGGAGATGAACTCATCGCAGGAGCCTCCCGAGATCCCGGCCTCCGCCGGGATGACGGATTAGCGGCCCAGCTTGGCCGCGGCCCTGGCGCGCCGGGTGATTTCGGCGGTGTCGGGCTTGCCGGGCGGGACGATCCAGCTTCCGCCGACGCACAGCACCGCGTCGAGCGCGAGCCAGTCGGGCGCATTCGCCTCGCTGATCCCCCCGGTCGGACAGAAGCGCGCGGCGGCCAGCGGCGCGGCCAGCGCCTTGAGCGCCGGCACCCCGCCATTGGCCATGGCCGGGAAGAATTTGAAATGGGTCAGCCCCATGTCGAGCCCGCGCATGATGTCGCCGGCATTGGCGGTGCCGGGCAGGAAGGGCAGCCCGCAGCCGATCGCCGCATTGGCGAGCCGGTCGGTGAGGCCCGGCGAGACCAGGAAGCGCGCGCCCGCATCGACGCTCGCCTTGACGTCGTCCGGGTTGAGCACCGTCCCCGCACCGACCACCGCGCCCTCGACCTTCGCCATCTCCCGGATCACGTCGAGCGCGACCGGCGTGCGCAGCGTCACCTCGAGCGCGGGCAGCCCGCCCTCGACCAGCGCCTCCGCGATCGGCCGCGCATGTTTCACATCATGCACCACCAGCACCGGAATCACCGGCGCCAGCGTCATCACCTGTTCGACCGTCATGGTCAGCGCGCCTGGAGATAGGGGCGGAGGTCGACCGTGCGCCGCTCGGCCGCGCTCAGATAGCCGGCATAGACCAGCAGCAGCACGTCCTGCGCCATCATCAGGTCGCTCTTGGGCGCGCGGCCCTCGGCGATCGACGAGACGAAATCCTCCAGTTCGGCCGGATAGCCGGTGATCATGTCCTCGTCGGGGGCCGGGAAGGACCAGCCCGCCTTGGTCTCGGTCTTCTCGACGATATATTCGCTGTCGAAATAGGACCCGTCGGGCGTGTAGGCTTGGCAGGCGGTGTTGGGATTGATGTTCGCCGTCGCCACCGCGCGCGA is part of the Rhizorhabdus wittichii RW1 genome and harbors:
- a CDS encoding cyclase family protein (PFAM: cyclase family protein), translating into MSNSRNDVLSQLVTAIGSGGIEVVDLTQTLSEATPVLVLPPEFGQCAPFSREVISRYDERGVAWYWSNFTVCEHTGTHFDAPVHWISGKDLPANCVDTIAPADFVASAVVIDCSAEAAADPDFLLERSHIEAWEAVHGPVPARSWVLFRTDWSKRDVDAYTNRREDGAHTPGPNAEAVRYLIEERDIIGFGVETIGTDAGQAHLLTPPYPAHTLLHGAGRYGLQCLENLDRLPATGTVLVAAPLKIESGSGSPLRVLALVAKTGGHG
- a CDS encoding transcriptional regulator, MarR family (PFAM: regulatory protein, MarR), giving the protein MTKDLRPLGDPGSEEFRVDAYPFYLLNRAVSRYNVVIEAELRAIGIDIPTWRVLMVLGEKAPRPIAQVARSTVINISTMARIVERMTRAGLIDSRPSSEDGRVTEIFLTTTGQEKLAAARAVTAPIYRKLIRGFGAEDFGLLIDMLNRLHDNLD
- a CDS encoding 2-keto-3-deoxy-phosphogluconate aldolase (TIGRFAM: 2-dehydro-3-deoxyphosphogluconate aldolase/4-hydroxy-2-oxoglutarate aldolase~PFAM: KDPG and KHG aldolase); this translates as MTVEQVMTLAPVIPVLVVHDVKHARPIAEALVEGGLPALEVTLRTPVALDVIREMAKVEGAVVGAGTVLNPDDVKASVDAGARFLVSPGLTDRLANAAIGCGLPFLPGTANAGDIMRGLDMGLTHFKFFPAMANGGVPALKALAAPLAAARFCPTGGISEANAPDWLALDAVLCVGGSWIVPPGKPDTAEITRRARAAAKLGR